One Mercurialis annua linkage group LG3, ddMerAnnu1.2, whole genome shotgun sequence DNA window includes the following coding sequences:
- the LOC126675369 gene encoding uncharacterized protein LOC126675369 isoform X1 yields MEDQARDWENQGYEEKNESWIWDKGLSLGKKILFTGLVMSSAPVVIPPLMVMSAVGLACSVPYGIFLASYACTDKLMRKLLPTPRISTPEEKYGGEDSEFAGDYDVENKEEELKRRLEIGPELDEQGNEEEKSPKKIKMTDEEMEREEVVEEPVVLKIKDEGAEISGVTIAIEESEKTGSEEVPVEVASISVEIRSGDDKEEKQVLVKETTRDEVVADEEAGKEKQSEETVQGGAEEGLKKEDERNAGEAVIESEDKNAVGVETEKTDRKVEQNGHKTNPAVENEPAVQKEKVSDERGGGDDKIGAGEPASFSAGGKTQNKKKKKANRATKDLNKDKEIAVSSNADEKKAPEMTEGTKQPTESHEVIIDENGTSNEMLSSEEKIWNQIDAVRKIVGYTADRHLMFIDEVKALYVFTGVEAPTSFKDPPDLVEVNDKLKFLMSVIGVK; encoded by the exons ATGGAAGACCAGGCCAGAGATTGGGAGAACCAGGgatatgaagaaaaaaatgaaagctgGATTTGGGATAAAGGATTGTCACTGGGAAAGAAGATTTTGTTTACTGGTCTTGTCATGTCTTCGGCACCGGTGGTTATTCCTCCACTAATGGTTATGTCAGCGGTCGGGTTAGCTTGCTCGGTCCCATATGGAATTTTCTTGGCAAGTTATGCTTGCACCGACAAGCTTATGAGAAAATTGCTTCCAACGCCTCGTATAAGTACTCCTGAAGAAAAGTACGGTGGAGAAGATTCGGAATTTGCAGGTGATTATGATGTAGAAAATAAGGAAGAAGAGCTAAAAAGAAGACTTGAGATTGGGCCTGAGCTAGATGAACAAGGAAATGAGGAAGAGAAGTCGCCGAAGAAGATTAAGATGACTGATGAAGAGATGGAGAGAGAAGAAGTAGTAGAGGAACCCGTAGTTCTGAAAATCAAGGATGAAGGAGCAGAAATAAGTGGGGTTACAATTGCAATTGAAGAAAGTGAGAAGACCGGTAGTGAGGAGGTGCCGGTGGAAGTGGCAAGCATTTCTGTCGAAATACGTTCTGGAGATGATAAAGAAGAAAAGCAGGTACTAGTTAAGGAGACGACAAGGGATGAAGTTGTGGCTGATGAGGAAGCCGGCAAAGAGAAGCAGAGTGAAGAAACTGTACAGGGTGGTGCAGAGGAAGGACTTAAGAAAGAAGATGAGAGAAATGCTGGAGAAGCTGTTATCGAATCAGAAGATAAGAATGCTGTTGGGGTGGAGACGGAGAAAACTGATCGAAAAGTAGAACAAAATGGTCACAAGACGAATCCAGCGGTAGAAAATGAACCTGCTGTACAAAAGGAAAAAGTATCAGATGAAAGGGGGGGTGGTGATGATAAGATTGGTGCAGGTGAGCCAGCCAGCTTCTCAGCAGGAGGAAAAACACaaaacaagaagaagaagaaggctaACCGTGCTACAAAAGACCTTAATAAAGATAAGGAGATTGCAGTATCTTCTAATGCAGATGAAAAAAAGGCACCTGAAATGACAGAAG GGACTAAGCAACCAACAGAAAGTCATGAAGTTATTATTGATGAAAATGGCACTTCAAATGAG ATGCTGTCCAGTGAGGAGAAGATCTGGAATCAGATTGATGCGGTGCGCAAAATAGTCGGATATACAGCTGACCGGCATTTGATGTTTATCGACGAAGTCAAGGCTCTTTACGTTTTCACAGGAGTGGAGGCACCTACTTCTTTCAAGGATCCTCCTGATTTGGTGGAAGTTAATGATAAGCTTAAGTTTTTGATGTCTGTTATTGGAGTCAAATAG
- the LOC126675369 gene encoding uncharacterized protein LOC126675369 isoform X2, translating to MEDQARDWENQGYEEKNESWIWDKGLSLGKKILFTGLVMSSAPVVIPPLMVMSAVGLACSVPYGIFLASYACTDKLMRKLLPTPRISTPEEKYGGEDSEFAGDYDVENKEEELKRRLEIGPELDEQGNEEEKSPKKIKMTDEEMEREEVVEEPVVLKIKDEGAEISGVTIAIEESEKTGSEEVPVEVASISVEIRSGDDKEEKQVLVKETTRDEVVADEEAGKEKQSEETVQGGAEEGLKKEDERNAGEAVIESEDKNAVGVETEKTDRKVEQNGHKTNPAVENEPAVQKEKVSDERGGGDDKIGAGEPASFSAGGKTQNKKKKKANRATKDLNKDKEIAVSSNADEKKAPEMTEGTKQPTESHEVIIDENGTSNE from the exons ATGGAAGACCAGGCCAGAGATTGGGAGAACCAGGgatatgaagaaaaaaatgaaagctgGATTTGGGATAAAGGATTGTCACTGGGAAAGAAGATTTTGTTTACTGGTCTTGTCATGTCTTCGGCACCGGTGGTTATTCCTCCACTAATGGTTATGTCAGCGGTCGGGTTAGCTTGCTCGGTCCCATATGGAATTTTCTTGGCAAGTTATGCTTGCACCGACAAGCTTATGAGAAAATTGCTTCCAACGCCTCGTATAAGTACTCCTGAAGAAAAGTACGGTGGAGAAGATTCGGAATTTGCAGGTGATTATGATGTAGAAAATAAGGAAGAAGAGCTAAAAAGAAGACTTGAGATTGGGCCTGAGCTAGATGAACAAGGAAATGAGGAAGAGAAGTCGCCGAAGAAGATTAAGATGACTGATGAAGAGATGGAGAGAGAAGAAGTAGTAGAGGAACCCGTAGTTCTGAAAATCAAGGATGAAGGAGCAGAAATAAGTGGGGTTACAATTGCAATTGAAGAAAGTGAGAAGACCGGTAGTGAGGAGGTGCCGGTGGAAGTGGCAAGCATTTCTGTCGAAATACGTTCTGGAGATGATAAAGAAGAAAAGCAGGTACTAGTTAAGGAGACGACAAGGGATGAAGTTGTGGCTGATGAGGAAGCCGGCAAAGAGAAGCAGAGTGAAGAAACTGTACAGGGTGGTGCAGAGGAAGGACTTAAGAAAGAAGATGAGAGAAATGCTGGAGAAGCTGTTATCGAATCAGAAGATAAGAATGCTGTTGGGGTGGAGACGGAGAAAACTGATCGAAAAGTAGAACAAAATGGTCACAAGACGAATCCAGCGGTAGAAAATGAACCTGCTGTACAAAAGGAAAAAGTATCAGATGAAAGGGGGGGTGGTGATGATAAGATTGGTGCAGGTGAGCCAGCCAGCTTCTCAGCAGGAGGAAAAACACaaaacaagaagaagaagaaggctaACCGTGCTACAAAAGACCTTAATAAAGATAAGGAGATTGCAGTATCTTCTAATGCAGATGAAAAAAAGGCACCTGAAATGACAGAAG GGACTAAGCAACCAACAGAAAGTCATGAAGTTATTATTGATGAAAATGGCACTTCAAATGAG TGA
- the LOC126674332 gene encoding probable UDP-arabinopyranose mutase 5: MKNPQSLLSLAIDTAVFNLPHFSDLSPLPDHILLDLFARTLKAGKLNEKVLKLFIATGKEEVLSVIRALNIQHVLTPVLPTSEMSVLNIRDSDIDIVIGALRSDLTSFMNAWREIFSQFHLIIVKDPDLNQELNIPEGFNLDVYTKSHIENAMGASTSALFSGYSCRYFGFIVSKKKYIISIDDDCVPAKDDKGFLIDAVSQHISNLSNPATPFFFNTLYDPYREGADFVRGYPFSLRSGVKCGLSCGLWLNLADFDAPTQALKPAQRNTQYVDAVMTVPTGALMPISGINIAFDRETVGPCLLPALKLAGEGKFRWETMEDIWSGMCVKVVCDHLGLGVKTGMPYVWREDRGNAIESLKKEWEGVKLMEEVVPFFQSVRLPQTAVTAVDCVAELATSVKQKLGPIDSVFNRAGDAMLEWVKLWRAFGSGSSPL, from the exons ATGAAAAACCCGCAATCGCTGCTCTCATTAGCAATCGACACTGCTGTTTTCAACCTCCCACACTTCTCTGACCTCTCTCCTCTCCCCGATCACATTCTCCTCGATCTTTTCGCG AGAACACTGAAAGCTGGGAAGCTGAATGAGAAAGTTCTGAAGCTCTTCATAGCAACTGGAAAAGAGGAAGTCCTATCAGTTATCCGGGCACTTAATATCCAACATGTCCTCACACCTGTCCTTCCTACCAGTGA GATGTCTGTACTTAACATCAGAGATAGCGATATTGACATTGTAATAGGAGCACTCCGCTCAGATCTCACATCGTTCATGAATGCATGGAGGGAAATATTTTCTCAGTTCCACTTGATAATTGTCAAAGACCCCGATCTTAATCAGGAACTCAATATACCCGAAGGTTTTAACCTTGATGTCTATACCAAGTCTCATATAGAAAATGCAATGGGCGCTTCTACATCCGCTCTCTTCTCTGGATACTCTTGCAGGTATTTTGGCTTCATCGTATCTAAGAAAAAGTACATTATCTCAATTGATGACGACTGTGTCCCGGCCAAGGATGACAAGGGTTTCCTGATAGATGCTGTGTCCCAGCAtattagcaatttgagcaatCCAGCTACTCCTTTCTTCTTCAATACTCTCTACGATCCTTACCGCGAGGGAGCAGATTTTGTTCGTGGATACCCATTTAGTCTTCGAAGCGGGGTTAAATGTGGTCTATCATGTGGACTGTGGCTTAACTTGGCTGATTTTGATGCCCCTACTCAAGCACTGAAGCCAGCACAGAGGAATACTCAATATGTTGATGCAGTAATGACTGTTCCAACAGGAGCTCTGATGCCTATCAGTGGCATTAATATTGCGTTCGACCGTGAGACAGTGGGCCCTTGTTTGTTACCAGCTTTGAAGTTAGCCGGTGAAGGAAAATTCAGGTGGGAAACAATGGAAGATATCTGGAGTGGAATGTGTGTCAAGGTTGTGTGTGATCACCTTGGGCTCGGAGTGAAGACCGGTATGCCGTACGTGTGGAGAGAAGATAGAGGTAATGCCATAGAAAGCTTGAAGAAAGAATGGGAAGGGGTGAAGCTGATGGAGGAAGTTGTCCCGTTCTTTCAGTCCGTAAGGCTGCCGCAAACAGCAGTCACAGCCGTAGATTGTGTAGCAGAGCTCGCGACATCGGTAAAGCAAAAGTTGGGTCCGATAGATTCCGTGTTTAATCGTGCGGGGGATGCTATGTTGGAGTGGGTGAAGCTGTGGAGGGCATTTGGATCTGGTTCTTCTCCATTGTAG
- the LOC126673449 gene encoding protein PELOTA 1 isoform X1, translating to MKITRRDIVRNGPGSVKLTPVESDDLWFAYNLISPGDTVMSVTVRKVLREAASGGRDAERVKLKLEIKVEAIDYDKVGSVLRIRGKNILENEHVKIGAFHTLELELQRPFVLRKVIWDSLALDVLSQASDPGASSDLAVVLMQEGLAHILLVGRSLTSTRSRIETSIPRKHGPAIAGYESALKKFFEYVLQAFLKYIDFNVIRCAVIASPGFTKDQFHKHLLLEAERRQLRTIIENKSRIVLVHTTSGYKHSLKEVLDAPNIMNMIKDTKAAQEVRALEEFFNMLSNDPARACYGPKHVEVAHERMAVQTLLITDDLFRNADIPTRKKYVNLVDSVKGSGGTAHIFSSMHVSGEQLAQLTGIAAILRFPLPDLDDIEM from the exons atgaagatTACAAGAAGAGACATAGTACGGAACGGCCCTGGCAGCGTTAAG TTGACGCCAGTTGAATCAGATGATCTTTGGTTCGCTTATAATTTGATATCTCCTGGAGATACCGTTATGTCAGTTACTGTCAG GAAAGTATTAAGAGAGGCAGCTTCTGGTGGTAGAGATGCTGAAAGAGTAAAGTTGAAGTTAGAAATCAAAGTTGAG GCCATAGATTATGACAAAGTTGGTTCTGTCTTGCGTATTCGGGGAAAGAATATTTTGGAGAATGAACATGTGAAA ATTGGAGCTTTTCATACTTTAGAACTTGAGCTGCAAAGGCCTTTTGTTTTGAGAAAG GTAATTTGGGACTCTTTGGCATTGGATGTACTCAGTCAAGCCTCTG ATCCTGGTGCAAGTTCTGATCTCGCTGTGGTTTTAATGCAAGAAGGATTAGCACACATCCTCCTTGTTGGTAGGAG CTTGACATCTACTCGATCACGGATAGAAACTTCAATTCCTCGAAAACATGGACCTGCTATTGCTGGCTATGAGTCG GCGTTGAAGAAATTCTTTGAGTACGTCTTACAG GCATTTCTAAAATATATCGATTTCAATGTTATCCGGTGTGCGGTGATTGCAAGCCCTGGTTTCACAAAG GATCAGTTCCATAAACACTTACTGTTGGAGGCAGAGAGGAGACAGCTGAGAACCATTATTGAGAACAAGTCACGCATTGTTCTTGTGCATACGACATCAGGATACAA GCATAGCTTGAAAGAAGTCCTGGATGCTCCAAATATTATGAACATGATTAAAGACACCAAGGCTGCGCAAGAG GTGCGGGCACTTGAGGAGTTCTTCAACATGCTTTCAAAT GATCCAGCCCGAGCATGCTACGGGCCAAAGCATGTAGAAGTTGCCCATGAACGCATGGCTGTCCAGACTCTTCTCATTACAGATGATCTCTTCAG AAATGCTGACATACCAACAAGGAAGAAATATGTCAATTTGGTAGACTCGGTGAAGGGGTCAGGAGGCACTGCTCATATATTTTCCTCCATGCACGTCTCCGGAGAGC AATTGGCACAGTTGACTGGCATTGCTGCGATCCTTCGATTTCCTTTACCGGACCTGGACGACATTGAGATGTAA
- the LOC126673449 gene encoding protein PELOTA 1 isoform X2: MSVTVRKVLREAASGGRDAERVKLKLEIKVEAIDYDKVGSVLRIRGKNILENEHVKIGAFHTLELELQRPFVLRKVIWDSLALDVLSQASDPGASSDLAVVLMQEGLAHILLVGRSLTSTRSRIETSIPRKHGPAIAGYESALKKFFEYVLQAFLKYIDFNVIRCAVIASPGFTKDQFHKHLLLEAERRQLRTIIENKSRIVLVHTTSGYKHSLKEVLDAPNIMNMIKDTKAAQEVRALEEFFNMLSNDPARACYGPKHVEVAHERMAVQTLLITDDLFRNADIPTRKKYVNLVDSVKGSGGTAHIFSSMHVSGEQLAQLTGIAAILRFPLPDLDDIEM, encoded by the exons ATGTCAGTTACTGTCAG GAAAGTATTAAGAGAGGCAGCTTCTGGTGGTAGAGATGCTGAAAGAGTAAAGTTGAAGTTAGAAATCAAAGTTGAG GCCATAGATTATGACAAAGTTGGTTCTGTCTTGCGTATTCGGGGAAAGAATATTTTGGAGAATGAACATGTGAAA ATTGGAGCTTTTCATACTTTAGAACTTGAGCTGCAAAGGCCTTTTGTTTTGAGAAAG GTAATTTGGGACTCTTTGGCATTGGATGTACTCAGTCAAGCCTCTG ATCCTGGTGCAAGTTCTGATCTCGCTGTGGTTTTAATGCAAGAAGGATTAGCACACATCCTCCTTGTTGGTAGGAG CTTGACATCTACTCGATCACGGATAGAAACTTCAATTCCTCGAAAACATGGACCTGCTATTGCTGGCTATGAGTCG GCGTTGAAGAAATTCTTTGAGTACGTCTTACAG GCATTTCTAAAATATATCGATTTCAATGTTATCCGGTGTGCGGTGATTGCAAGCCCTGGTTTCACAAAG GATCAGTTCCATAAACACTTACTGTTGGAGGCAGAGAGGAGACAGCTGAGAACCATTATTGAGAACAAGTCACGCATTGTTCTTGTGCATACGACATCAGGATACAA GCATAGCTTGAAAGAAGTCCTGGATGCTCCAAATATTATGAACATGATTAAAGACACCAAGGCTGCGCAAGAG GTGCGGGCACTTGAGGAGTTCTTCAACATGCTTTCAAAT GATCCAGCCCGAGCATGCTACGGGCCAAAGCATGTAGAAGTTGCCCATGAACGCATGGCTGTCCAGACTCTTCTCATTACAGATGATCTCTTCAG AAATGCTGACATACCAACAAGGAAGAAATATGTCAATTTGGTAGACTCGGTGAAGGGGTCAGGAGGCACTGCTCATATATTTTCCTCCATGCACGTCTCCGGAGAGC AATTGGCACAGTTGACTGGCATTGCTGCGATCCTTCGATTTCCTTTACCGGACCTGGACGACATTGAGATGTAA